The following nucleotide sequence is from Streptomyces sp. NBC_00239.
GGTGGACACCACCGAGCTGACCCTCGACCAGGTCATCGAATGCGTGGTCACCCTGGTTGAGGAGAAGCGGGCCGCCAAGTGAGCGAAACGCCCTCCCTCACGGGGGCGGCGGTCGGACGGCGCATCGGGATCGGCCTGATGTACGGACTCTGGCGCCCCCGGGTGCTCGGAGCCTGGAAGGTACCGGCCACCGGACCGGTCATCCTCGCCGTCAACCACTCCCACAACATAGACGGCCCCATGCTCATGGGTACCGCGCCGCGGCCCGTGCACTTCCTGATCAAGAAGGAAGCGTTCGTCGGCCCGCTCGACCCGTTCCTGCGGGGCATCGGGCAGGTCAAGGTGGACCGTACGGGCACCGACCGCGGCGCCGTCACCCGGGCGCTGGGCGTCCTGGACGACGGCGGCGTGCTGGGGATCTTCCCGGAGGGCACCCGCGGCGAGGGCGACTTCGCCGCGCTGCGCGCCGGGCTCGCGTACTTTGCCGTACGCTCCGGTGCCCCCATCGTGCCGGTCGCGGTGCTCGGCAGCACCGAGCGGCGCGGCCGTCTGATCAAGGCGCTGCCGCCCCTCAAGGGCCGCGTGGACATCGTCTTCGGCGATGCCTTCGAGGCCGGCGACGGCTCCGGCCGGCGCACCCGCACGGCCCTCGACGAGGCCACCGTGCGCATCCAGCAGCGGCTGACCGCCCACCTGGACCACGCCAAGCGCCTGACCG
It contains:
- a CDS encoding lysophospholipid acyltransferase family protein, translating into MYGLWRPRVLGAWKVPATGPVILAVNHSHNIDGPMLMGTAPRPVHFLIKKEAFVGPLDPFLRGIGQVKVDRTGTDRGAVTRALGVLDDGGVLGIFPEGTRGEGDFAALRAGLAYFAVRSGAPIVPVAVLGSTERRGRLIKALPPLKGRVDIVFGDAFEAGDGSGRRTRTALDEATVRIQQRLTAHLDHAKRLTGR